A window of the Microvirga terrae genome harbors these coding sequences:
- a CDS encoding adenylate/guanylate cyclase domain-containing protein, with protein sequence MIDTGVRILVVDDNEDNRYTLTRRLQREGWADVVTAENGREALDRVAEERFDLILLDIMMPELNGYEVLKHLKSNPATRDIPVLMISALSEFESVVRCIELGAEDYLPKPFNPALLRARVGACLEKKRLHDQELSYLKEIERQRSRAEALLHAILPAQAVEELESVQSVTPRRHENVVVLFADVVGFTAYCDLLAPEEIVANLHVFATAFEDNAAEHGLEKIKTVGDGLLATAGLLLSNPDPVMSSIACAASTIASASRLPIPWDVRVGIHVGPVVAGVVGRQKFSFDIWGDTVNVAARLAAYGTSASINVSAAAWEQVKTRIDASPLGPVPIKGKGVLEAYRVVPARSRGSAGPDQM encoded by the coding sequence ATGATCGATACTGGCGTTCGTATCCTGGTCGTCGATGACAACGAGGACAACCGGTACACACTGACGCGGCGCCTGCAGCGGGAAGGCTGGGCGGACGTGGTCACCGCCGAGAACGGGCGCGAGGCCCTCGACAGGGTCGCTGAGGAGCGGTTCGACCTCATTCTCCTCGATATCATGATGCCCGAGTTGAACGGATACGAGGTTCTCAAGCACCTGAAATCCAATCCCGCGACCCGCGATATCCCTGTGTTGATGATCTCGGCCCTGTCCGAGTTCGAGAGCGTCGTCCGCTGCATCGAGCTCGGAGCGGAGGATTACCTGCCGAAGCCCTTCAATCCGGCGCTCCTGCGGGCCAGGGTCGGCGCCTGCCTGGAGAAGAAGAGGCTGCACGATCAGGAATTGAGCTACCTCAAGGAGATCGAGCGGCAGCGGTCCCGAGCCGAGGCGCTTCTCCATGCCATCCTTCCGGCGCAGGCGGTGGAGGAACTCGAAAGCGTTCAGAGCGTCACGCCGCGCCGGCATGAGAACGTCGTCGTGCTCTTCGCGGACGTGGTGGGCTTCACGGCCTATTGCGACCTCCTCGCTCCCGAGGAGATCGTCGCCAACCTTCACGTCTTCGCCACTGCCTTTGAGGACAATGCGGCGGAACATGGCCTCGAGAAGATCAAGACGGTCGGCGACGGCCTTCTCGCCACCGCTGGCCTTCTCCTGTCCAACCCGGACCCGGTGATGTCCAGCATCGCATGCGCGGCCTCGACCATCGCGTCAGCATCCCGTCTGCCGATTCCGTGGGACGTGCGGGTGGGCATCCATGTCGGCCCCGTGGTGGCCGGCGTCGTGGGCCGTCAGAAATTCAGCTTCGACATCTGGGGCGACACGGTCAACGTCGCGGCTCGCCTGGCGGCCTACGGCACGAGCGCCAGCATCAATGTCAGCGCAGCCGCATGGGAACAGGTGAAGACCCGGATCGACGCCTCCCCCCTGGGCCCGGTGCCGATCAAAGGGAAAGGCGTTCTGGAAGCCTACCGGGTCGTCCCCGCTCGGTCGCGCGGAAGCGCGGGACCGGATCAGATGTGA
- a CDS encoding response regulator has protein sequence MIRILYVEDNEDNVYMLSQRLKRHGFDVLVARDGEQGVETARREKPDLILMDLGLPSLDGWSAARLLKGAPDTRRIPIIALSAHTMPGDRERALAAGCDEYDAKPIAFERLLAKIDSLLQDRTAP, from the coding sequence ATGATCCGGATTCTGTATGTCGAGGACAACGAGGACAATGTGTACATGCTGTCTCAGCGCCTGAAGCGGCATGGCTTCGACGTTCTCGTTGCCCGCGACGGCGAGCAGGGTGTCGAGACGGCCCGTCGGGAAAAGCCCGATCTCATCCTGATGGATCTCGGCCTGCCGTCCCTCGACGGCTGGAGCGCCGCCCGTCTGTTGAAGGGAGCACCCGACACCCGGCGAATTCCGATCATCGCACTCTCCGCCCATACGATGCCAGGAGACAGAGAACGGGCCCTGGCGGCAGGCTGCGACGAATACGACGCGAAGCCGATCGCATTCGAGAGGCTCCTGGCGAAGATCGACAGCCTTCTGCAGGATCGGACGGCACCATGA
- a CDS encoding response regulator has translation MPVWLSVRWRLLLAFLGISAFALLAAAAGTYAFRQMAFVIERITEQRVPSAITALDLSRQAERIVAAAPTLLSARSQMQYREISASITAEVDRLEALLAEIKSDVDPATGTTMEPAVERLRRNLTALAGLVAGRIVVSTHKDALLRRLSNATVAAQRLVAPALVVLDSKFAASRREQPTQGAPQPPAVVIQEIADDLLMQKAQLEFAAIGDGLLKASLTDNAADIAVLGFPLNRSLSALRQISTDLADPRLRARFEQRIADFAKLVEGPDSLLSARRTELGLIEDAERLLQENAGLSSQLTQAVDGLVTAARLDIQAASREALTAQRVGNNVLRGVVALSLLSSLLIVWLYVDRNLVARLRNLSDSMLAIAGGNLRAPLPGDSGDEIGQMAKALAVFRDTAIEVEEKNLREVANARQRLIDAIESINEGFALYDADDRLVLCNSRYQELLYPATNVPMAPGTSFETVIRRAAELGLIKEARGRIDPWVVERLARHRNPVVAEVQHREGDRWIQVSERRIAGGGTVAVYTDVTEVKRHAAQLELARDQAMAATRAKSQFLTNMSHELRTPLNAIIGITEMLKEDAVETGETAMIEPLDRIHHAGAHLLALINEILDLAKIESGKLELHTEEIELGCLLEDAARTAETLAAKNENRLVTELAADLGSIHADPVRIRQVVLNLLSNACKFTRSGTVTLRAGRETGPGGDQVVLSVHDTGIGLTEAQCANLFQEFTQADSSITRKYGGTGLGLAISRRLCRIMGGDITVRSSPGSGSTFSVTLPAGRSPPGMRSLRSDMKRLPIGTRPVGRGQRALVIDDEDTSRDILRQLLTREGFEVVTAESGRRGIELARDFRPSVITLDVLMADPDGWSTLQELKRDVALRDIPVIMVTIVDEENRGYALGAAAYLTKPVNRECLLKALASCRPEHANPRVLVIEDDAQTRGWLTRILREDGWETAEAENGRVALERLPVVGPDIVLLDLMMPEMDGFEFVDEIRRDEKTRHLPLIVLTAADLSDDDHRRLSGGIRKILRKRLGGKDEVLSSLREVIADCMRPGHAGHRERA, from the coding sequence ATGCCCGTCTGGCTGAGCGTCCGTTGGCGCCTCCTTCTTGCGTTTCTCGGAATCAGCGCCTTCGCGCTACTGGCGGCCGCGGCGGGCACCTACGCCTTCCGCCAAATGGCCTTCGTGATCGAGCGCATCACGGAGCAGCGCGTGCCCTCGGCCATCACGGCTCTCGATTTGTCCCGACAGGCCGAACGGATCGTCGCGGCGGCCCCCACTCTGCTGAGCGCGCGCTCACAGATGCAGTACCGGGAGATCTCGGCCTCGATCACGGCCGAGGTCGACCGTCTCGAGGCTCTGCTCGCCGAGATCAAGAGCGATGTCGACCCCGCGACAGGGACCACCATGGAGCCAGCCGTCGAGCGGCTCCGTCGCAATCTCACGGCACTCGCCGGCCTCGTCGCCGGCCGGATCGTCGTCTCGACGCACAAGGACGCGCTCCTGCGGCGTCTTTCCAACGCCACAGTCGCAGCGCAGCGTCTGGTTGCTCCGGCTCTCGTCGTGCTGGATTCCAAGTTCGCCGCCTCACGGCGCGAACAACCGACACAAGGGGCCCCGCAGCCTCCCGCGGTGGTCATTCAGGAGATCGCCGACGATCTGCTGATGCAGAAGGCGCAGCTCGAATTCGCCGCGATCGGCGATGGCCTGCTCAAGGCCTCCTTGACGGACAACGCGGCCGACATCGCGGTTCTCGGCTTCCCCTTGAACCGCTCGCTCTCAGCCCTGCGCCAGATCTCCACCGACCTGGCGGATCCCCGCCTTCGCGCGCGCTTCGAGCAGCGCATCGCCGACTTCGCCAAGCTCGTCGAGGGACCGGACAGCCTACTGTCCGCGCGAAGGACCGAACTCGGCCTGATCGAGGATGCCGAGCGCCTCCTGCAGGAAAACGCCGGCCTGTCGTCCCAGCTCACCCAGGCCGTCGACGGTCTCGTCACCGCGGCCCGGCTGGATATCCAGGCGGCCAGCCGGGAGGCGCTGACGGCGCAGCGCGTCGGCAACAACGTGCTGCGCGGCGTGGTCGCGTTGAGCCTCCTCAGCTCGCTTCTCATCGTCTGGCTCTATGTCGACCGCAACCTCGTCGCACGCCTGCGCAATCTGAGCGACAGCATGCTGGCGATCGCCGGCGGCAACCTGCGGGCTCCCCTGCCGGGCGACAGCGGCGACGAGATCGGACAGATGGCCAAGGCGCTCGCCGTCTTCCGCGACACGGCGATCGAGGTCGAGGAGAAGAACCTGCGCGAGGTCGCCAACGCCCGGCAGCGTCTGATCGACGCCATCGAGAGCATCAATGAGGGCTTTGCGCTCTACGATGCCGATGACCGCCTCGTCCTGTGCAACAGCCGCTATCAGGAGCTTCTCTATCCCGCGACGAACGTCCCCATGGCCCCCGGGACATCGTTCGAGACGGTGATCCGGCGTGCCGCGGAGCTCGGGCTCATCAAGGAGGCGCGAGGACGGATCGACCCCTGGGTGGTCGAGCGACTGGCCCGCCACCGGAATCCGGTCGTGGCCGAAGTGCAGCACCGGGAGGGCGACCGCTGGATCCAGGTCAGCGAGCGCAGGATCGCCGGCGGCGGAACCGTTGCCGTCTATACGGATGTCACCGAGGTCAAGCGACATGCGGCGCAGCTCGAACTGGCCCGCGACCAAGCCATGGCGGCGACCCGGGCCAAGAGCCAGTTCCTCACCAACATGAGTCATGAGCTGAGAACGCCGCTCAACGCCATCATCGGGATCACCGAGATGCTGAAGGAAGATGCGGTGGAGACGGGCGAGACGGCCATGATCGAGCCGCTGGACCGGATTCACCACGCCGGGGCGCATCTTCTGGCTCTCATCAACGAGATTCTCGATCTCGCCAAGATCGAGTCCGGCAAGCTCGAGCTCCATACGGAGGAGATCGAGCTCGGCTGCCTGTTGGAGGACGCGGCTCGAACGGCCGAGACCCTTGCGGCCAAGAACGAGAACCGTCTCGTCACCGAACTCGCGGCGGACCTCGGCAGCATCCATGCCGACCCCGTTCGAATCCGTCAGGTCGTTCTCAATCTTCTGAGCAATGCCTGCAAGTTCACCAGGAGCGGAACGGTCACTCTCCGTGCCGGGCGCGAGACCGGTCCAGGCGGCGACCAGGTGGTTCTTTCCGTTCACGACACGGGAATCGGCCTGACGGAGGCTCAATGCGCCAATCTCTTCCAGGAATTCACGCAAGCCGACAGCTCGATCACCCGGAAGTACGGAGGAACCGGGCTGGGCCTCGCCATTAGTCGCCGGCTCTGCCGGATCATGGGCGGGGATATCACCGTTCGCAGCTCCCCGGGGAGCGGAAGCACCTTCAGCGTCACCCTGCCGGCTGGACGAAGTCCCCCAGGCATGCGCAGCCTGCGGTCCGACATGAAGCGTCTGCCGATCGGCACCCGCCCGGTCGGACGCGGGCAGCGCGCGCTGGTCATCGACGACGAGGACACGTCGCGCGACATCCTGAGGCAGCTCCTGACGCGGGAGGGCTTCGAGGTCGTAACGGCCGAAAGCGGTCGTCGGGGAATCGAACTGGCCCGGGACTTTCGACCCTCGGTCATCACGCTCGACGTGCTGATGGCGGATCCCGATGGCTGGAGCACTCTTCAGGAGTTGAAGCGGGATGTCGCGTTGAGGGACATCCCCGTCATCATGGTCACCATCGTGGATGAAGAGAACCGCGGTTACGCGCTTGGCGCCGCAGCCTATCTGACGAAGCCGGTCAACCGGGAGTGCCTCCTGAAGGCGCTTGCGTCATGCCGTCCCGAGCATGCGAACCCGCGTGTCCTGGTCATCGAGGACGATGCCCAGACCCGCGGCTGGCTGACGCGCATCCTCCGGGAGGATGGATGGGAAACGGCCGAGGCGGAGAATGGAAGGGTCGCCCTGGAAAGGCTTCCCGTCGTGGGTCCGGATATCGTCCTTCTCGACCTGATGATGCCCGAGATGGACGGGTTCGAATTCGTCGACGAAATTCGCCGAGACGAGAAAACCCGCCATCTCCCCTTGATCGTGCTGACGGCCGCGGATCTCAGCGACGACGACCACCGCCGCCTCAGCGGCGGCATCCGTAAAATCCTGCGCAAGCGGCTCGGCGGAAAGGATGAGGTGCTGTCCAGCCTGCGGGAGGTCATCGCCGATTGCATGCGGCCTGGACATGCCGGGCATCGGGAGCGAGCATGA
- a CDS encoding branched-chain amino acid ABC transporter substrate-binding protein: MRGLLRGLSIVVVCTLCAAAAHGEILIGMAGALTGPNAYQGEQQQQGVEMAIADINAAGGLLGQQIKLISVDDACDSAQAIAAAQRLVAAKVSFVVGHQCSGASIPAAAIYARAGIIQMTPASTNPRLTEEGRTNTFRICGRDDQQGAIAGDFLAARWKSGKIAIVHDDSVYGKGLAEETSRQLHRHGVMETVFETLVPGQNDYSPLIAKLRAAGIEVAYFGGYYREAALLIRGAREDGYRLQLVSGDGIASEAFVQVTGEAGTGTLFTSFRDPRRSPVAAPVVERFRRQGFEPEGYTLYSYGAVQAWAQAVMRAASTETKTVIDALRGNEFDTILGRVGFDDKGDVRQPGFEWFIWRSDRYVPLE, from the coding sequence ATGAGAGGGCTGCTGCGGGGTCTTTCCATCGTCGTCGTTTGCACCCTGTGCGCTGCCGCAGCTCATGGAGAAATCCTGATTGGCATGGCGGGCGCACTGACGGGCCCCAACGCCTATCAGGGGGAGCAGCAGCAGCAGGGCGTCGAGATGGCGATCGCCGACATCAACGCCGCGGGTGGCCTTCTCGGCCAGCAGATCAAGCTCATCTCCGTTGATGATGCATGCGACAGCGCGCAAGCGATCGCCGCCGCACAGCGCCTTGTTGCCGCCAAGGTGTCGTTTGTCGTCGGACATCAGTGCTCGGGCGCATCCATCCCGGCCGCCGCGATCTATGCGCGGGCCGGCATCATCCAGATGACCCCCGCCTCGACCAATCCGCGCCTCACCGAAGAGGGGAGAACCAATACCTTCCGGATTTGCGGGCGCGACGATCAGCAGGGCGCAATCGCCGGCGACTTCCTCGCCGCGCGCTGGAAAAGCGGCAAGATCGCCATCGTCCACGACGATTCCGTCTACGGCAAGGGCCTCGCCGAAGAAACGAGCCGCCAGCTCCACAGGCATGGCGTCATGGAGACGGTATTCGAGACCCTCGTCCCCGGACAGAACGATTACTCTCCGCTGATCGCGAAATTGCGGGCCGCCGGGATCGAGGTCGCCTATTTCGGCGGCTACTACCGTGAAGCCGCATTGCTCATCCGAGGCGCACGCGAGGACGGCTATCGGTTGCAACTGGTATCCGGGGACGGGATCGCCAGCGAAGCCTTCGTGCAGGTCACGGGAGAAGCCGGCACGGGCACCCTCTTCACGTCCTTCCGGGATCCGCGGCGCAGCCCCGTGGCCGCACCGGTGGTGGAGCGCTTCCGCCGACAGGGCTTCGAACCCGAAGGCTACACGCTCTACAGTTACGGCGCCGTGCAGGCCTGGGCCCAAGCGGTCATGAGGGCAGCATCCACGGAAACCAAGACCGTCATCGATGCCCTGCGCGGCAACGAGTTCGATACGATCCTCGGCCGGGTCGGATTCGACGACAAAGGCGATGTCCGGCAGCCCGGTTTCGAATGGTTCATCTGGCGGAGCGACCGGTATGTTCCCCTGGAGTAA
- a CDS encoding ABC transporter substrate-binding protein yields MQLRQLSLVSAAVWIAGTGLALAQGQTLTIATVNNADMIIMQRLSPKWEQATGNKLNWVVLEENVLRQRATTDIATKGGQFDIITIGSYEAPIWGKQNWLVPLNDLGADYDYADIIPSVMNGLSYNGKLYAVPFYAESSFTFYRKDLFDQAGIKMPDKPTYDQIAEYAAKLTDKSKEQYGFCQRGKPGWGENMAFIGPMVNAFGGRWFNEKWEPQLTTEPWKNAINYYVKNMREYGPPGATANGHNENRALFATGHCAMWVDATSAAGYIYNPKESQVADKTAFTAAPVEVTSNGSGWFWAWALGIPASSKKVDAAKSFVKWATSKEYITLVGSEAGWVAAPPGTRKSTYDNPEYQKAAPFAKVVYDAIVNADLTKPTKDPVPYIGIQYVAIPEFQGIGTAVGQQIAAALAGQTTVEQALETAQRSTERTMKQAGYPK; encoded by the coding sequence ATGCAGTTGAGGCAGCTTTCGCTAGTGTCTGCGGCAGTTTGGATTGCGGGCACGGGTCTGGCATTGGCACAGGGCCAGACCCTGACAATCGCGACGGTCAACAATGCGGACATGATCATCATGCAGCGTCTGTCGCCCAAATGGGAGCAGGCGACGGGCAACAAGCTGAACTGGGTGGTGCTCGAGGAGAACGTGCTGCGCCAGCGTGCGACCACCGATATCGCCACCAAGGGCGGGCAGTTCGACATCATCACGATCGGTTCCTATGAGGCCCCGATTTGGGGCAAACAGAACTGGCTTGTTCCCCTGAATGATCTCGGCGCTGATTATGATTACGCCGATATCATTCCGTCGGTGATGAACGGCCTGTCCTACAACGGCAAGCTTTATGCCGTGCCGTTCTATGCCGAAAGCTCGTTCACCTTCTACCGAAAAGATCTGTTCGATCAGGCCGGCATCAAGATGCCCGACAAGCCCACCTACGACCAGATCGCGGAATATGCCGCCAAGCTCACCGACAAGTCGAAGGAGCAGTACGGGTTCTGCCAGCGCGGAAAGCCCGGCTGGGGCGAGAACATGGCCTTCATCGGCCCCATGGTGAATGCCTTCGGCGGGCGCTGGTTCAACGAGAAGTGGGAGCCACAGCTGACGACGGAGCCGTGGAAGAACGCGATCAACTACTACGTCAAGAACATGCGGGAATATGGCCCTCCGGGCGCGACGGCGAACGGGCATAACGAGAACCGGGCGCTGTTTGCCACCGGTCATTGCGCCATGTGGGTCGATGCCACGTCGGCTGCGGGCTACATCTACAACCCGAAGGAAAGCCAGGTGGCGGACAAGACCGCCTTCACGGCTGCCCCGGTGGAGGTCACGAGCAACGGATCGGGCTGGTTCTGGGCATGGGCGCTCGGCATCCCGGCATCCTCGAAGAAGGTCGATGCCGCCAAATCCTTCGTGAAATGGGCGACGTCCAAGGAGTACATCACGCTGGTGGGCAGCGAGGCCGGCTGGGTCGCAGCCCCTCCCGGAACGCGCAAGTCGACCTATGACAACCCGGAGTACCAGAAGGCGGCACCCTTCGCGAAGGTCGTGTACGACGCGATCGTCAATGCCGACTTGACCAAGCCGACCAAGGATCCCGTGCCCTATATCGGCATCCAGTATGTGGCCATTCCCGAGTTCCAGGGCATCGGCACGGCGGTCGGGCAGCAGATCGCGGCCGCCTTGGCCGGCCAGACAACCGTGGAGCAGGCCCTTGAAACGGCGCAGCGCTCGACCGAGCGCACGATGAAGCAGGCAGGCTACCCCAAATAA
- a CDS encoding carbohydrate ABC transporter permease: MASTTTTVSVTGATAPAGRRSQRNVKTLPLIAPSVIILFLWMIVPLVMTLWFSFQYYNLLDPSVGGFAGFENYTFLLTDPSLWTAMANTLFLVFWVLVITVGLGTLLAVLFDQEFYGRSIARLLAIAPFFVMPTVSALIWKNMLMHPVNGLFAFFARSLGLPAIDFFGSFPLTSVIIIVAWQWLPFALLILLTAIQSLDSEQKEAARMDGAGPFSMFFFIILPHLGRAISVVIMIETIFLLSVFAEIYVTTSGGPGLASTNLAFLIYLRALREYDVGGASAAGVIAVILANIVAIFLVRSIAKNIAD, from the coding sequence ATGGCGAGCACCACCACGACCGTCTCCGTTACCGGCGCCACGGCTCCTGCCGGGAGACGCAGCCAGCGCAACGTCAAAACCCTTCCGCTGATTGCCCCGTCCGTGATCATCCTGTTCCTCTGGATGATCGTGCCGCTGGTGATGACGCTCTGGTTCTCGTTCCAGTACTACAACCTTCTTGACCCGTCGGTTGGCGGATTTGCGGGCTTCGAGAACTACACCTTCCTGCTCACCGATCCGTCCCTCTGGACGGCGATGGCGAATACCCTCTTTCTCGTCTTCTGGGTGCTTGTGATCACGGTCGGACTCGGCACGCTGCTGGCGGTGCTGTTCGACCAGGAATTCTACGGCCGGAGCATTGCCAGACTGCTCGCCATCGCGCCGTTCTTCGTCATGCCGACGGTGAGCGCCCTGATCTGGAAGAACATGCTGATGCACCCGGTCAACGGGCTCTTCGCATTCTTCGCTCGCTCACTGGGCCTGCCGGCCATCGATTTCTTCGGCAGCTTCCCGCTGACCTCCGTCATCATCATCGTCGCATGGCAATGGCTGCCCTTCGCCCTGCTGATCCTGCTCACGGCGATCCAATCCCTCGACAGCGAGCAGAAGGAGGCCGCGCGCATGGACGGCGCAGGTCCCTTCTCGATGTTCTTCTTCATCATCCTGCCCCATCTCGGCCGCGCCATCAGCGTCGTCATCATGATCGAGACCATCTTCCTGCTGTCGGTCTTCGCCGAGATCTACGTCACGACATCGGGCGGCCCCGGGCTTGCCTCGACCAACCTGGCTTTCCTGATCTACCTGCGGGCCCTGCGCGAATACGACGTGGGCGGCGCTTCGGCGGCCGGCGTGATCGCCGTCATCCTGGCCAATATCGTGGCGATCTTCCTGGTCCGGTCGATCGCAAAGAACATCGCCGATTGA
- a CDS encoding carbohydrate ABC transporter permease, which produces MHPKTREKLILTVVGWLAAGLIFFPIFWMILTSFKPEVEAIATPPKLFFTPTLENYVTVRERADYIHFAMNSIIISVGATLLATLIAVPAAYAMAFFPGKRTKDLLLWMLSTKMMPAVGVLIPIYLLFRDTGAIDTRWGLIVVYTLMNLPIVVWMLYTFFKEVPKDILEAGRMDGAKPKQEVWMLLLPLSLPGIASTALLSIILCWNEAFWSLNLTTSQAAPLTTFIASFSAPEGLFWAKLSAASTIAIAPILVFGWMSQRQLVRGLTFGAVK; this is translated from the coding sequence ATGCATCCCAAAACCCGCGAGAAGCTCATCCTCACAGTCGTCGGATGGCTCGCCGCCGGACTGATCTTCTTCCCGATCTTCTGGATGATCCTGACGAGCTTCAAGCCGGAAGTGGAGGCGATCGCGACGCCGCCCAAACTGTTCTTCACGCCCACGCTTGAGAACTACGTCACCGTCCGCGAGCGGGCCGACTACATTCATTTCGCGATGAACAGCATCATCATTTCCGTGGGCGCGACCCTGCTGGCGACGCTGATCGCCGTTCCGGCCGCCTACGCCATGGCGTTCTTCCCGGGAAAGCGCACGAAGGATCTGCTGCTCTGGATGCTGTCCACCAAGATGATGCCGGCCGTCGGCGTCCTCATCCCGATCTATCTGCTCTTCCGTGACACCGGCGCCATCGACACGCGCTGGGGCCTGATCGTCGTCTACACGCTCATGAACCTGCCGATCGTGGTGTGGATGCTCTACACCTTCTTCAAGGAAGTACCCAAGGACATCCTCGAGGCAGGACGCATGGACGGCGCGAAGCCGAAGCAGGAGGTCTGGATGCTCCTCCTGCCCCTGTCGCTGCCGGGCATCGCATCGACGGCGCTCCTGTCCATTATCCTGTGCTGGAACGAGGCCTTCTGGAGCCTGAATCTCACCACCTCGCAAGCCGCGCCGCTGACGACCTTCATCGCGTCGTTCTCGGCGCCGGAAGGCCTGTTCTGGGCCAAGCTCTCCGCCGCGTCGACGATCGCTATCGCGCCGATCCTGGTCTTCGGCTGGATGAGCCAGCGCCAGCTCGTACGCGGTCTCACCTTCGGCGCGGTCAAGTAA
- a CDS encoding ABC transporter ATP-binding protein, which yields MSTIVLKGIEKSYGSVQVIKGVDLSIDDREFCVFVGPSGCGKSTLLRMIAGLEEITEGDLLIDGQRVNDVPPSDRGLAMVFQSYALYPHMSVADNMGFSLRLAGVPKEERRAKVAEAARVLHLDKLLDRKPKELSGGQRQRVAIGRAIVRKPKVFLFDEPLSNLDAALRVQMRIELARLHDELAATMIYVTHDQVEAMTMADKIVVLQGGVVEQAGTPLELYHHPRNLFVAGFIGSPKMNFLPATVTSVTDAATTIQLAGGAPLSVPVRPGRQRVGDAVTLGIRPEHMRLAGEGEITGEVMVVERLGGETFLYTQIKDGTMLIVQADGEIPTAVHERIAIKLDPATCHLFDGDGLALERAQRHPLANLRRLPTRKAS from the coding sequence ATGTCGACGATCGTCCTGAAAGGCATTGAGAAGAGCTACGGTTCGGTGCAGGTCATCAAGGGGGTCGATCTCTCCATCGACGACCGCGAGTTCTGCGTCTTCGTCGGGCCTTCCGGATGCGGAAAGTCGACGCTTCTCAGGATGATCGCCGGCCTCGAGGAGATCACCGAGGGCGATCTTCTGATCGACGGGCAGAGGGTCAACGACGTGCCGCCGTCCGACCGTGGTCTGGCGATGGTGTTCCAGTCTTATGCTCTCTACCCGCACATGTCGGTTGCAGACAACATGGGGTTCTCGCTGCGGCTTGCCGGCGTGCCCAAGGAGGAGAGGCGCGCCAAGGTGGCGGAGGCCGCGCGCGTCCTGCACCTGGATAAGCTCCTGGACCGCAAGCCGAAGGAATTGTCCGGCGGCCAGCGGCAGCGCGTGGCGATCGGCCGGGCCATCGTGCGCAAGCCGAAGGTCTTTCTCTTCGATGAGCCGCTCTCCAACCTCGATGCGGCCTTGCGCGTCCAGATGCGCATCGAGCTGGCCCGGCTTCACGACGAGCTCGCCGCGACGATGATCTACGTCACCCACGACCAGGTCGAGGCCATGACGATGGCCGACAAGATCGTGGTGCTGCAGGGCGGCGTCGTCGAGCAGGCCGGTACGCCGCTGGAGCTCTATCATCACCCCAGGAACCTGTTCGTGGCAGGCTTCATCGGCAGTCCCAAGATGAATTTCCTGCCCGCAACGGTGACGTCGGTGACGGATGCGGCGACCACGATCCAGCTCGCCGGCGGGGCACCCCTGTCGGTGCCGGTCCGGCCTGGACGCCAGAGGGTCGGCGATGCCGTCACCCTCGGCATCCGCCCGGAGCACATGCGCCTGGCCGGCGAGGGGGAGATCACCGGGGAGGTGATGGTCGTCGAACGCCTCGGCGGCGAAACGTTCCTCTATACTCAGATCAAGGACGGCACGATGCTGATCGTACAAGCGGACGGGGAGATCCCGACCGCCGTGCATGAACGCATCGCGATCAAGCTCGATCCGGCGACCTGCCACCTGTTCGACGGCGACGGACTCGCGCTCGAGCGCGCGCAGAGGCATCCGCTCGCCAATCTGCGTCGGCTGCCGACCCGCAAGGCGAGCTGA